In Cyanobacteria bacterium GSL.Bin1, one DNA window encodes the following:
- a CDS encoding NUDIX domain-containing protein, with translation MRRLSHFVFTVLGIIFRHPVTGATIIPILASGEIVLVRRRDTGEWGLPGGVVDWGEEIAATAKRELWEETGLQLLEIRRLVGVYSARDRDPRLHSISILIEAAVAGDLEVKDDLEISNVKAFAIEQIPFGHLAHDHERQLKDFLAGETILA, from the coding sequence ATACGCCGCCTTTCTCATTTCGTATTTACAGTTCTTGGCATTATCTTTCGTCATCCTGTCACTGGCGCTACCATTATTCCCATTCTTGCCAGTGGCGAAATTGTCTTAGTCCGGCGGCGAGATACAGGAGAGTGGGGATTGCCTGGCGGCGTTGTCGATTGGGGGGAAGAAATTGCTGCAACCGCTAAACGAGAACTGTGGGAAGAAACCGGATTGCAATTACTCGAAATTCGACGCCTAGTTGGGGTTTATTCAGCGCGCGATCGCGATCCGAGACTCCATTCCATTAGTATCTTAATCGAAGCAGCAGTCGCGGGTGATCTCGAAGTGAAAGACGATTTAGAAATTTCTAATGTGAAAGCATTTGCCATCGAACAAATCCCCTTTGGTCATCTTGCCCATGATCACGAACGACAATTAAAAGATTTCTTAGCTGGAGAAACTATCCTCGCTTAA
- a CDS encoding ParB N-terminal domain-containing protein — protein MEIKEIPVEAIRRPLPRQNDPEKVKALMASIAEEGLREPIDVLEVDGKYYGFSGCHRYEAHQRLGKETIKCRVRRAPRAVLQKHLA, from the coding sequence ATGGAAATTAAAGAAATCCCAGTTGAGGCAATTCGTCGCCCTTTACCCCGACAAAACGATCCGGAAAAAGTGAAAGCTTTAATGGCTTCCATTGCCGAGGAAGGATTACGCGAACCAATCGACGTCTTAGAAGTAGATGGGAAGTATTATGGATTTTCCGGGTGTCACCGCTACGAAGCCCATCAACGTCTCGGCAAAGAAACGATTAAGTGTCGCGTGCGTCGTGCCCCTCGTGCTGTTTTACAGAAGCATCTCGCTTGA
- a CDS encoding DNA starvation/stationary phase protection protein, which translates to MQTADPKGTKTPVNIGIEENDRQAIAQGLSRLLADTYSLYLKTHYFHWNVTGPMFHSLHQMFEEEYVELAQAVDDIAERIRTLGAVAPGSYSEFAELSSVKETREVPTAQEMVRLLVEGNETVVRTAREAFPAAERAGDESTVDLMTERMRTHEKTAWMLRSMIE; encoded by the coding sequence ATGCAAACTGCAGATCCAAAAGGTACAAAAACACCGGTCAATATTGGTATTGAAGAAAATGATCGTCAGGCGATCGCGCAAGGGCTTTCTCGCCTCTTAGCCGATACTTATAGCCTTTATCTGAAAACCCACTACTTCCACTGGAATGTGACCGGACCAATGTTCCATTCCTTACACCAAATGTTTGAAGAAGAGTATGTGGAACTTGCACAAGCTGTGGATGATATTGCAGAGCGGATTCGGACCTTAGGTGCGGTTGCACCCGGTAGCTACAGCGAATTTGCCGAGCTATCCTCAGTTAAAGAAACTCGTGAAGTTCCGACCGCCCAAGAGATGGTCCGTCTTCTAGTTGAAGGGAACGAAACTGTCGTCAGAACCGCCCGCGAAGCCTTCCCAGCCGCTGAACGTGCGGGTGATGAGTCAACAGTAGACTTAATGACCGAAAGAATGCGGACTCATGAAAAAACCGCATGGATGTTACGCAGCATGATTGAGTAA
- a CDS encoding FAD-dependent oxidoreductase: protein MLRRFLPVFSVFLTVVNCPVPSIAAPPPEETISCDLLVAGGGLAGAATAYEGLLAGKTVCLTELTDWLGGQISSQGTSALDERATQRSLLYFPQGYLELRRRIEDYYGELNPGDCWVSESCFIPADAHKILKDQLLAAADEGDGTLQWFPSTVIKDLERNGEGNLIETVTAIQHEPTATGSPLNTYPLSETIADWYRYEDSDRFEKKIIRFVPQDQNWYVIDATETGELVGLSDVPYRLGIDPRSYLEPSSASENGDPYCTQGFTYTFAMEETETPQSHREPPFYEQYQPYYSYELERLASFDLVFTYRRIWSPQTGEEETFGGIDFTEPTVGDISMQNWTWGNDYRPGTAKDNLIYTREQLQANGQLSPGGWQGGLRVETLAKGEENAFGFFYWLVAGTTDSQLGEGVKEPHPNYRFLSGIDSPMGTVHGLSKYPYMREGRRIIGRPGYGYPDGFTVWEVDIARKDYTDEYYQEVLSPAAYQDLQQEVAGRDTFAVLLKREISKNRTRSRIYPDSVGIAHYAIDFHPCMSEHPPEKPGNTEREGERRGAGLPYPFQIPLRALIPQEIDNFLVAGKSIATSHIAAAAYRVHSFEWSVGAAAGTTVAFALENEIFPYELVDEQLLKEKQLQQLRQRLEANGNPTAFPNTSIFNNDWEDWQ, encoded by the coding sequence ATGTTACGCCGTTTTCTTCCTGTTTTTTCCGTTTTCCTTACTGTTGTCAATTGTCCCGTTCCTAGTATTGCAGCTCCTCCGCCAGAAGAAACGATCAGTTGTGACTTACTGGTAGCTGGGGGTGGCTTGGCTGGGGCAGCAACGGCGTATGAAGGGCTTTTAGCTGGAAAGACAGTTTGTTTAACGGAACTCACTGACTGGCTGGGCGGACAAATTTCATCCCAGGGCACATCTGCACTGGATGAACGCGCTACGCAACGCAGCTTGTTATATTTCCCCCAAGGATATTTAGAACTCAGACGCCGAATCGAAGACTATTACGGGGAGTTAAACCCAGGAGATTGTTGGGTGAGTGAGTCTTGTTTTATTCCCGCTGATGCCCACAAAATTTTAAAGGACCAACTCCTCGCGGCAGCAGATGAAGGAGATGGCACGCTGCAGTGGTTTCCTTCGACGGTGATCAAAGATCTGGAACGGAATGGAGAGGGTAACCTCATCGAAACAGTTACGGCAATTCAACATGAACCCACAGCAACGGGATCGCCCTTAAACACCTATCCCCTTTCTGAAACGATTGCCGATTGGTATCGTTACGAAGATTCAGACCGCTTTGAGAAAAAAATTATTCGTTTTGTTCCTCAAGATCAAAATTGGTATGTCATTGATGCGACTGAAACGGGTGAACTGGTTGGCTTAAGTGATGTTCCTTACCGTCTAGGAATTGATCCGCGGTCTTATCTTGAACCCTCTTCAGCAAGCGAAAATGGTGATCCTTACTGCACGCAAGGATTTACTTATACCTTTGCTATGGAAGAGACAGAAACCCCACAATCTCATCGAGAACCCCCCTTTTATGAACAGTATCAGCCCTATTACAGCTATGAATTAGAACGTCTGGCCAGTTTTGATTTAGTCTTTACGTATCGCCGGATTTGGAGTCCGCAAACCGGGGAGGAAGAGACCTTTGGCGGAATTGATTTTACTGAACCTACAGTTGGAGATATTTCCATGCAAAATTGGACCTGGGGGAATGATTATCGCCCAGGAACTGCCAAGGATAATTTAATTTATACGCGAGAACAACTGCAAGCCAATGGACAGTTATCGCCAGGGGGATGGCAAGGAGGACTGCGAGTGGAAACCTTAGCCAAAGGCGAGGAAAATGCTTTCGGCTTTTTCTACTGGTTGGTTGCAGGAACAACCGATTCCCAACTCGGAGAGGGGGTGAAAGAACCCCATCCCAATTATCGGTTTTTAAGTGGGATTGATTCGCCTATGGGAACGGTGCATGGCTTGTCGAAGTATCCTTATATGAGAGAAGGACGACGGATTATTGGCAGACCAGGGTATGGTTATCCTGACGGATTTACAGTGTGGGAAGTGGATATTGCCCGCAAAGATTATACGGATGAGTATTATCAGGAGGTGCTGTCGCCAGCAGCCTATCAGGATCTACAACAAGAAGTTGCTGGACGAGATACTTTTGCCGTCCTGTTAAAAAGAGAAATCAGTAAAAATAGAACGCGATCGCGCATTTATCCTGACTCTGTGGGCATTGCCCATTATGCCATTGACTTCCATCCCTGCATGAGTGAGCATCCGCCCGAAAAACCAGGCAATACAGAAAGAGAAGGGGAACGACGGGGGGCTGGGCTGCCTTATCCCTTTCAAATTCCGTTACGGGCGCTCATTCCTCAAGAAATTGATAATTTCTTGGTCGCTGGTAAAAGTATTGCTACTAGCCACATCGCCGCAGCCGCCTATCGCGTGCATTCCTTTGAGTGGTCAGTGGGCGCGGCAGCAGGAACAACTGTAGCATTTGCTTTAGAAAACGAGATTTTTCCTTATGAACTGGTTGATGAGCAGCTGCTAAAAGAAAAACAATTACAACAATTACGACAACGACTAGAAGCAAATGGCAATCCCACAGCCTTTCCGAATACGTCCATCTTCAATAATGATTGGGAAGATTGGCAATGA
- the glcD gene encoding glycolate oxidase subunit GlcD yields the protein MLKSLFRPSPKDSWQPIIKAFADVVGKDGVVRRKDELLTYECDGLASYRQRPAVVVLPRTTEQVAGVVKICDQYDLPWVARGAGTGLSGGALPLENGVLIVTARMNEILETDIPNQRVVVQPGVINNWVTQAVSGKGFYYAPDPSSQIICSIGGNVAENSGGVHCLKYGVTTNHVLGLKIVTPDGSIVDVGGMVPEMPGYDLTGLFVGSEGTLGIATEITLRILKTPESVAVLLADFETIEAAADAVAAIIGDGIVPAGMEMMDNLTINAVEDVVGAGLYPRDAGAILLVELDGSEVEVSHNIERTASICKENGARDTTIATDAEKRAKLWKGRKAAFAAAGHLSPDYFVQDGVIPRTQLASVLRDIEALSEEYGYRIANVFHAGDGNLHPLILYNESVPGDLEKVEEIGGKILKRCVEAGGSISGEHGIGADKNCYMSDMFSEVDLETMQYVRSAFNPKGLANPTKLFPTPRTCGEAANAQKTAQFKGAQFY from the coding sequence ATGTTAAAAAGTCTCTTCCGTCCCTCGCCAAAAGACTCATGGCAACCCATTATCAAAGCATTTGCAGATGTTGTTGGTAAAGATGGTGTAGTTCGACGCAAAGATGAACTGTTGACCTATGAATGTGATGGACTCGCCAGTTATCGCCAACGGCCAGCGGTGGTCGTGCTTCCTCGGACCACAGAACAAGTGGCAGGGGTGGTAAAAATTTGCGATCAATATGATTTGCCCTGGGTAGCACGAGGGGCAGGAACAGGCTTATCGGGCGGCGCACTTCCCTTAGAAAACGGTGTTTTAATCGTTACCGCCCGCATGAATGAAATTTTAGAAACTGATATCCCGAACCAGCGCGTGGTTGTACAGCCGGGTGTGATTAATAATTGGGTGACACAAGCAGTGAGTGGAAAAGGCTTTTATTATGCCCCAGACCCCTCTAGTCAAATTATTTGTTCCATTGGCGGAAATGTGGCAGAAAATTCGGGGGGGGTTCATTGCCTAAAGTATGGGGTCACTACCAATCATGTCCTCGGGTTGAAAATTGTCACCCCAGATGGTTCGATTGTTGATGTTGGGGGGATGGTTCCTGAGATGCCCGGTTATGACTTAACCGGCTTATTTGTGGGATCAGAGGGAACGTTAGGTATTGCTACAGAAATTACCCTCCGGATCCTGAAAACGCCGGAATCAGTAGCTGTCTTACTTGCTGATTTTGAAACCATTGAAGCGGCTGCCGATGCCGTTGCTGCCATTATTGGCGATGGGATTGTTCCCGCAGGTATGGAAATGATGGATAATCTTACGATTAACGCCGTGGAAGATGTAGTGGGCGCTGGTTTATATCCCCGAGATGCAGGGGCGATCTTATTAGTCGAACTAGATGGATCGGAAGTAGAAGTCAGCCATAATATTGAACGCACCGCTAGCATCTGTAAAGAAAATGGGGCACGAGACACCACCATTGCTACTGATGCTGAAAAACGAGCAAAATTGTGGAAAGGGAGAAAAGCTGCGTTTGCTGCTGCTGGACATCTCAGCCCGGATTACTTTGTGCAAGATGGGGTGATTCCTCGCACGCAACTGGCTAGTGTATTACGAGATATTGAAGCCCTCAGCGAAGAATATGGGTATCGCATTGCCAATGTGTTTCATGCCGGAGATGGCAACTTGCATCCATTGATTCTATACAATGAATCCGTTCCTGGAGATTTAGAAAAAGTCGAAGAAATTGGGGGAAAGATTCTGAAGCGCTGTGTGGAAGCAGGAGGGAGTATTTCTGGGGAACATGGCATTGGTGCAGATAAAAACTGCTATATGAGCGATATGTTTAGCGAGGTTGATCTCGAAACGATGCAGTATGTGCGTAGTGCTTTTAACCCCAAAGGATTAGCCAATCCCACTAAGTTATTTCCCACCCCTCGCACCTGCGGAGAAGCAGCGAATGCGCAAAAAACAGCTCAATTTAAAGGGGCTCAATTCTATTGA